From one Mya arenaria isolate MELC-2E11 chromosome 4, ASM2691426v1 genomic stretch:
- the LOC128232704 gene encoding GTP-binding nuclear protein Ran gives MAAPNIPTFKLVLVGDGGVGKTTFVKRHLTGEFEKKYVATLGVEVHPLKFHTNRGEICFNVWDTAGQEKYGGLRDGYYIQGQCAIIMFDVTSRVTYKNVPNWHRDLVRVCENIPIVLCGNKVDIKDRKVKAKAIVFHRKKNLQYYDISAKSNYNFEKPFLWLARKLVGDPNLEFVAMPALAPPEFIMSADLVKQTELELEQAANVALPDDDDEL, from the exons CTTGTATTGGTTGGAGATGGTGGTGTTGGCAAAACAACTTTTGTGAAACGTCATTTGACTGGtgaatttgagaaaaaatatgttg CCACACTGGGTGTTGAAGTGCACCCCTTAAAATTCCACACTAACCGTGGCGAGATCTGCTTCAATGTCTGGGACACTGCTGGCCAGGAGAAGTATGGAGGGCTCAGAGATGGATACTACATCCAAG GTCAATGTGCAATTATCATGTTTGATGTTACATCCAGAGTCACGTACAAAAATGTGCCCAACTGGCACAGAGACTTGGTTAGAGTGTGTGAAAATATCCCAATTGTTCTATGTGGCAACAAAGTTGACATCAAAGACAGAAAAGTGAAAGCCAAGGCCATTGTTTTCCACAGAAAGAAGAATCTCCAG TACTATGACATCAGTGCCAAGAGTAACTACAACTTTGAGAAGCCCTTCCTCTGGCTGGCAAGGAAGCTTGTTGGTGACCCCAACCTAGAGTTTGTGGCTATGCCTGCTCTAGCTCCCCCAGAATTCATCATGAGTGCAGACTTGGTTAAACAGACCGAACTGGAGCTTGAG CAAGCTGCAAATGTTGCCTTaccagatgatgatgatgaattatAA